In Prunus dulcis chromosome 1, ALMONDv2, whole genome shotgun sequence, the following are encoded in one genomic region:
- the LOC117624249 gene encoding uncharacterized protein LOC117624249, with the protein MAATAASDLSDGPVLSLINKRIRALRKKQNRIIQMEEALSQGKVLNKEQEEVLRSKPAVVVLIEELEKLRQPLSVAVAEEHDLAVHRHQVSASTQPLSDDKPQEDGKSNVTQPTESDDRQGASVEELLNLLYFGSLFDVKSQSDFTRIILTRTHERECCLTYDTITDDDTEMLGARDLDLISTLGGLLISRPVDSSLSHKNALQRCIEHAKLWLARSDQPIEPNASVTYASLRERLSKIMASVYFTTTPEMKAPVEVAAAAAAGNYAPFQVQVPVQVEGEVAHFQQKDEDTANFQGNETGDNQSSRTEELQKDELETENPSEVVSVQQEQAKLETEVEYNQRDAESEQQQFSRRPYQNQRGGRGGGGRRVNTNGRGGRGSGRGGGPYQNGRNQFYDQPGNYYPRNYYNNRGRGGRGGGPSYNHHGSAAQDGHNSANVGVAS; encoded by the exons ATGGCGGCCACCGCGGCCTCGGACCTCTCCGACGGACCAGTCCTCAGCCTCATCAACAAGCGCATCCGAGCGCTACGCAAGAAACAAAACCGCATAATCCAGATGGAGGAGGCGCTTTCCCAAGGCAAGGTCCTCAACAAGGAGCAAGAGGAGGTCCTCCGCTCCAAGCCCGCTGTCGTCGTCCTCATCGAAGAGCTCGAGAAGCTTCGCCAACCTCTCTCCGTCGCCGTCGCCGAAGAGCATGACCTCGCGGTGCACCGCCACCAGGTCTCCGCCTCCACCCAACCACTCTCGGATGATAAACCCCAAGAGGACGGCAAGTCCAATGTCACCCAGCCCACTGAATCTGACGACCGTCAAGGTGCCTCCGTCGAGGAGCTTCTGAATCTACTCTACTTTGGTTCCTTGTTCGATGTCAAGTCGCAGAGTGACTTCACCCGGATTATTCTGACCAGGACCCACGAGAGAGAATGTTGCTTGACCTACGATACCATCACCGACGACGATACTGAGATGCTCGGCGCGAGGGACTTGGATTTGATTTCGACGCTCGGTGGGTTATTGATCTCGCGGCCCGTCGATTCCAGCTTGTCGCATAAGAATGCGTTGCAGCGCTGCATCGAGCACGCCAAGCTTTGGCTCGCTAGGTCGGACCAACCCATTGAGCCTAATGCCAGTGTAACTT ATGCCAGCTTGAGAGAGAGACTTAGTAAGATTATGGCTTCGGTCTACTTTACTACTACACCGGAAATGAAAGCTCCAGTGGAAGTTGCTGCGGCAGCTGCTGCTGGGAACTATGCTCCTTTTCAGGTGCAGGTGCCTGTCCAGGTGGAAGGTGAAGTTGCACACTTCCAGCAGAAG GATGAAGACACAGCAAATTTTCAAGGAAATGAGACTGGTGATAACCAATCCAGTCGCACAGAGGAACTTCAGAAG GATGAATTAGAAACAGAAAATCCTTCTGAGGTTGTCTCGGTTCAACAAGAACAAGCCAAGCTAGAAACAGAAGTAGAGTACAATCAAAGAGATGCAGAATCCGAGCAACAGCAATTTTCACGCAGGCCATATCAAAACCAAAGAGGTGGTCGTGGTGGAGGTGGGCGTAGAGTAAACACCAATGGCCGTGGAGGTCGAGGCAGTGGAAGAGGAGGTGGACCCTACCAGAATGGCCGCAACCAGTTCTATGACCAGCCTGGAAATTATTATCCGAGGAACTACTATAACAATAGGGGAAGGGGCGGTAGGGGTGGTGGGCCCTCTTACAACCACCACGGTTCCGCAGCTCAAGATGGCCATAACTCGGCCAACGTTGGAGTTGCATCATGA